In Leuconostocaceae bacterium ESL0723, the following proteins share a genomic window:
- the comGA gene encoding competence type IV pilus ATPase ComGA, which translates to MDINQLLASASELGVSDVYILPRQGDFELSFHVDGHLEPVERLPSEAALRLIAAIKYRASMSISEGRRPQLGRFAFQNLWVRVSTVGDFLDRETVVLRLIYGEDQAQRWLVPQQFDELQASLPAAGLFLIAGPTGSGKTSTLYRILANLATEKMVLTIEDPVEVSHPEFVQLQVNEAAGITYTELIKVALRHRPEVLLIGEIRDRPTAQAAIQAALSGHLVLSTVHALSATEVPTRLQELGVDAGQLRAALQGVVYQRLLPIQAGGVAALADFWFKKQDRPVPSAWQAGLEAAYQKGVISAQTYQKYQKDETA; encoded by the coding sequence ATGGATATTAATCAGTTATTAGCAAGCGCCAGCGAACTGGGCGTCAGCGACGTTTATATTTTGCCCAGGCAGGGGGATTTTGAATTGAGTTTTCACGTGGACGGACACTTGGAACCAGTCGAAAGACTACCCAGCGAGGCCGCTTTGCGTCTGATTGCTGCAATCAAGTACCGGGCGTCGATGAGTATTTCTGAGGGGCGCCGACCTCAGTTGGGGCGGTTTGCCTTTCAAAATTTATGGGTCCGGGTTTCGACGGTTGGTGATTTTTTAGACCGGGAAACGGTGGTTTTGCGTTTAATTTATGGTGAGGACCAGGCCCAGCGCTGGTTAGTGCCTCAGCAGTTTGATGAGCTGCAGGCGTCCTTACCAGCGGCTGGCTTGTTTTTGATTGCTGGCCCAACTGGTTCTGGTAAGACTTCGACCTTGTATCGAATACTGGCCAACCTGGCAACCGAAAAAATGGTCCTGACCATCGAGGATCCGGTGGAGGTCAGCCATCCGGAGTTTGTCCAACTGCAGGTCAACGAAGCGGCTGGGATTACTTACACGGAGCTAATTAAGGTTGCCCTGCGTCATCGGCCGGAGGTCCTGCTAATTGGTGAAATCAGAGACCGGCCCACTGCCCAAGCGGCCATTCAAGCTGCCTTGAGTGGGCACCTGGTTTTAAGTACGGTCCACGCCTTGTCAGCAACCGAGGTACCAACCCGCCTGCAAGAGTTGGGCGTAGATGCTGGACAGTTAAGGGCGGCTTTGCAGGGCGTGGTCTACCAGCGCCTCCTACCTATCCAAGCCGGTGGGGTGGCCGCTCTGGCTGATTTTTGGTTTAAGAAACAGGACCGGCCAGTTCCTAGTGCTTGGCAGGCGGGGTTGGAAGCGGCCTACCAGAAAGGAGTGATTAGTGCGCAAACCTACCAAAAATATCAAAAAGATGAAACGGCGTGA
- a CDS encoding prepilin-type N-terminal cleavage/methylation domain-containing protein, with protein MKITQRKLPGFTLIEAAVVLFIIGLLMLLILPNLNQERKRASHTHAKAMVATVQTQVDLYQNDHPEGGQVFLSDLERNHYLTKQQMDKIRALNIRVNNNEAYQA; from the coding sequence ATGAAAATAACACAACGAAAGTTACCCGGTTTTACTTTGATTGAGGCCGCAGTGGTCCTATTCATTATTGGTCTGCTGATGTTACTGATTTTGCCCAATTTAAACCAGGAACGGAAACGGGCTAGTCACACCCATGCCAAGGCCATGGTGGCCACCGTGCAAACCCAGGTTGATTTATACCAAAATGACCACCCAGAAGGCGGCCAGGTTTTCCTATCAGACCTAGAAAGAAACCACTACCTGACCAAGCAGCAGATGGATAAGATTCGGGCGCTCAATATCCGGGTGAACAACAATGAAGCTTACCAGGCCTAG
- a CDS encoding bifunctional 5,10-methylenetetrahydrofolate dehydrogenase/5,10-methenyltetrahydrofolate cyclohydrolase, with protein sequence MTTILDGKALAKELNETTAAAVVEFGRPIKLAVIYDPNNGGSELYVGMKTRQAAKVGIETVDIAVPSDATTLTVGETVKDLNKDSSITGILVQSPLPDAVDEQAIFDIVAPEKDVDGLGVVSQGMLFADVDQPYTVAATPQGVMTLLRHYQIDLNGKYALVIGRSRLFGRPMAALLNNADATVTLAHRYTNQDLLADMVKQADVVVVGVGIPHFIKGENLKEGAVVVDVGMNVVDGKAVGDVEFDTAKEVASYITPVPGGVGPMTIATLLQSTVAAAKLQINNL encoded by the coding sequence ATGACAACGATTTTGGATGGTAAGGCACTGGCTAAGGAATTGAACGAAACGACTGCAGCCGCGGTAGTTGAGTTCGGTCGGCCGATTAAACTGGCGGTCATTTACGACCCGAACAATGGTGGTAGCGAGCTCTATGTGGGGATGAAAACCCGTCAAGCAGCCAAGGTTGGTATTGAAACCGTTGATATCGCGGTGCCTAGCGATGCCACGACGCTGACTGTCGGTGAAACCGTCAAAGACTTGAATAAAGACAGCAGTATCACTGGCATCCTGGTCCAGAGCCCCTTGCCGGATGCCGTTGATGAGCAGGCCATCTTTGACATTGTGGCCCCTGAAAAAGATGTCGATGGTCTCGGGGTGGTCAGCCAGGGGATGCTCTTTGCGGACGTGGACCAGCCTTACACGGTGGCGGCTACGCCCCAGGGCGTGATGACCTTGCTGCGCCACTACCAGATTGATTTAAATGGAAAATATGCCCTGGTCATTGGCCGCTCCCGCCTCTTTGGCCGTCCAATGGCCGCCCTCTTAAATAATGCGGACGCCACGGTCACCCTGGCCCACCGTTACACCAACCAGGACCTGCTCGCCGACATGGTCAAACAGGCCGATGTCGTGGTGGTTGGGGTTGGTATTCCTCACTTTATTAAAGGAGAGAACTTAAAAGAGGGCGCTGTGGTCGTTGATGTTGGCATGAACGTGGTCGATGGCAAGGCCGTTGGCGACGTTGAATTTGATACGGCTAAGGAAGTTGCTTCTTATATTACGCCAGTGCCCGGTGGCGTTGGCCCAATGACGATTGCGACCCTATTGCAAAGCACGGTGGCCGCGGCCAAGCTGCAAATTAATAACCTATAA
- a CDS encoding thymidylate synthase gives MSQSETTYLNMARNILENGTYKDDRTGTGTYSLFGTQMRFNLQDGFPILTTKKVFFKLIKSELLWFLRGDNNIRFLLQHNNHIWDEWAFKNWIQSPDYHGPDMTDFGRRAPVDPEFNKAYQEQKDIFVQKILNDDDFMEQYGYIGEVYGKLWRSWASVLPGGETTDQVANLMNQIQTNPNSRRLILTAWNAETTPQAPLPSCHVLSQYYVADGKLSAQLYQRSGDFFLGVPFNIASYSLLIHMIAAQSGLEVGDFVHTIGDTHIYKNHVDQVEEQLKRPMHPLPELWLNPEVKSIFDYTMDDIKLVNYQSEPAIKAPVAV, from the coding sequence ATGAGCCAAAGCGAAACCACCTACCTCAACATGGCCCGCAACATTTTAGAAAACGGGACCTACAAAGATGATCGGACTGGAACCGGTACCTACTCCCTCTTTGGCACCCAGATGCGCTTCAACCTCCAAGATGGTTTTCCCATCCTAACCACCAAAAAAGTTTTCTTTAAACTGATTAAAAGTGAATTACTCTGGTTTTTGCGTGGAGATAATAACATCCGCTTCCTCCTCCAGCACAACAACCATATCTGGGATGAGTGGGCCTTTAAAAACTGGATTCAGTCCCCTGATTATCACGGCCCCGACATGACTGACTTTGGCCGTCGCGCCCCGGTTGACCCAGAATTCAACAAGGCCTACCAGGAACAAAAAGACATCTTCGTCCAAAAGATTTTAAACGATGATGACTTTATGGAACAGTACGGTTATATCGGCGAAGTTTATGGCAAGCTTTGGCGCAGTTGGGCCAGCGTCCTGCCCGGTGGTGAAACCACCGACCAGGTCGCCAACCTGATGAACCAAATTCAAACCAACCCCAATTCCCGCCGGTTGATTCTGACCGCCTGGAATGCCGAAACTACCCCTCAGGCACCACTGCCATCCTGCCACGTACTCAGTCAGTACTACGTGGCCGACGGTAAGCTAAGCGCCCAACTGTACCAGCGCTCCGGCGACTTCTTCTTGGGTGTGCCCTTTAACATCGCTAGCTATTCCCTACTGATTCACATGATTGCCGCTCAAAGTGGCTTGGAAGTCGGCGACTTCGTCCACACCATCGGCGATACCCACATCTACAAGAACCACGTCGACCAGGTTGAAGAACAGCTCAAGCGGCCCATGCACCCGCTACCAGAGCTCTGGCTTAATCCCGAGGTGAAGTCGATTTTTGATTACACCATGGACGATATCAAACTGGTCAACTACCAGAGCGAACCAGCCATCAAGGCCCCAGTCGCCGTTTAA
- a CDS encoding deaminase translates to MSDPRISWDQYFIAQSAILSTRSTCNRLHVGAILVRDNRIIASGYNGAVSGTPHCTEVGDLMVDGHCVRAVHAEQNALMQAAKMGIPVDNTELYVTDVPCLECTKLLLQAGITKINYMRNYRNDPFAAELLELKNVPLVHVPFAAQTAKQVNLDQFIDPSQRSE, encoded by the coding sequence ATGTCCGACCCACGTATCAGCTGGGATCAGTACTTCATCGCCCAGTCTGCCATCCTATCAACCCGTTCCACCTGTAACCGTCTCCATGTCGGTGCCATCCTAGTCCGCGATAACCGGATTATTGCCAGTGGTTATAATGGCGCCGTTTCTGGCACGCCTCACTGCACTGAGGTCGGCGATCTCATGGTTGACGGGCACTGTGTCCGTGCCGTCCATGCCGAGCAAAACGCCCTGATGCAGGCAGCTAAAATGGGTATCCCGGTTGATAATACCGAGCTCTATGTCACCGATGTTCCCTGCTTGGAATGCACCAAGCTGCTTCTACAAGCCGGTATCACCAAGATTAACTACATGCGCAACTACCGTAACGACCCCTTTGCCGCCGAGCTCCTAGAGCTGAAAAATGTGCCATTGGTCCATGTACCCTTCGCTGCTCAAACCGCTAAGCAGGTTAATCTAGACCAATTTATCGATCCTAGTCAGCGTTCGGAATGA
- a CDS encoding type II secretion system F family protein, giving the protein MRKPTKNIKKMKRRDQTAFFQELGELLGSGYDIRKSLAILWQGHPSWQPNLTKIQAQLAAGVAFDQAVAAQVNPTIVVQLKLAQQHGNIEATLIILGKNLAAVSRQQGRLKQVLRYPLMLLVLLGLMLLGLNYCLLPMMRQWQDQTSSSDPSSTNWLTWLLVALSLFILALIYLWWRRASALQRVNWLARLPLIGALTKTMLTYQVSQQLALLLQSGLTIPEIVELMAREPTGLGPAIARQAQVALKDGQTVEDFIWQQRFLQNALAGYFNRGHRPEVLAHYLAYYAKLQYRQLMAQTDRLIGSLQPIFFGIVGLAIVGLYLSMLTPMYQNIGEINS; this is encoded by the coding sequence GTGCGCAAACCTACCAAAAATATCAAAAAGATGAAACGGCGTGACCAGACAGCCTTTTTCCAGGAACTCGGTGAGTTACTGGGTTCGGGCTATGACATTCGTAAGAGTTTGGCGATTTTGTGGCAGGGCCATCCAAGTTGGCAGCCCAACTTGACCAAGATTCAAGCCCAACTGGCTGCTGGCGTGGCCTTTGACCAGGCCGTAGCCGCCCAGGTTAATCCAACCATTGTGGTTCAGTTAAAGCTGGCTCAGCAGCACGGCAACATTGAAGCCACCCTGATTATTTTAGGTAAGAACTTGGCAGCCGTCAGTCGTCAGCAGGGTCGTCTGAAACAGGTCCTACGGTATCCCTTGATGCTGTTAGTCTTGCTTGGCTTGATGTTACTGGGCTTGAATTACTGCTTGCTGCCGATGATGCGGCAGTGGCAGGATCAGACTTCTAGTAGTGATCCATCATCAACTAACTGGCTGACTTGGTTATTAGTGGCTTTAAGTTTGTTCATCCTGGCCCTGATTTATTTATGGTGGCGGCGAGCAAGTGCCTTGCAAAGGGTTAACTGGTTGGCCCGGTTACCCTTGATTGGTGCCTTAACCAAGACCATGCTGACCTACCAGGTCAGTCAGCAACTGGCCCTGCTATTACAAAGTGGCCTAACCATCCCCGAAATTGTGGAGCTGATGGCCAGGGAACCGACTGGTCTGGGGCCAGCGATTGCCAGACAGGCCCAGGTAGCTTTGAAGGACGGGCAGACTGTTGAAGACTTTATCTGGCAGCAACGCTTCTTACAAAATGCCCTGGCTGGTTATTTTAACCGGGGGCACCGGCCCGAGGTTTTGGCCCACTACCTGGCCTATTACGCCAAATTGCAGTACCGCCAGCTGATGGCCCAAACGGATCGTTTAATCGGGTCCCTGCAACCCATCTTTTTTGGCATTGTGGGACTGGCCATTGTTGGCCTCTATCTCAGTATGCTGACGCCAATGTACCAAAACATAGGAGAAATCAATTCATGA